One genomic window of Micromonospora sp. WMMD1128 includes the following:
- a CDS encoding dihydrofolate reductase family protein — MGRIHIELFTTLDLVGQSPGGPDEDPVGFPFGGWQAPLLDEVTGAQVYQAYEGTDALLLGRRTYDIFAAYWPHQEGGADNAIATLFNRIPKYVASRGRPDLSWAGSTKLGADLAGAVREIRDRHEHVKVVGSLNLVQTLWREKLFDRIDLWVHPIMLGVGKKVFDGGAVPTNVTLLEPPVANPKGTVYLRYGLADGTPATGDMSAPDRGV; from the coding sequence ATGGGGCGCATTCACATCGAGCTGTTCACCACCCTCGACCTCGTCGGGCAGTCGCCGGGCGGCCCGGACGAGGACCCGGTGGGCTTCCCGTTCGGCGGCTGGCAGGCGCCCCTGCTGGACGAGGTCACCGGCGCGCAGGTCTACCAGGCGTACGAGGGCACCGACGCCCTCCTGCTCGGCCGGCGGACGTACGACATCTTCGCCGCCTACTGGCCGCACCAGGAGGGCGGTGCGGACAACGCGATCGCCACCCTGTTCAACCGCATCCCGAAATACGTGGCGTCGCGCGGTCGGCCCGACCTGTCCTGGGCGGGGTCCACGAAGCTCGGCGCGGATCTGGCCGGCGCGGTGCGGGAGATCCGGGACCGGCACGAGCACGTCAAGGTCGTCGGGAGCCTCAACCTGGTGCAGACCCTGTGGCGGGAGAAGCTGTTCGACCGGATCGACCTGTGGGTGCACCCGATCATGTTGGGGGTCGGGAAGAAGGTCTTCGACGGTGGCGCGGTGCCCACGAACGTCACCCTCCTCGAACCGCCGGTGGCGAACCCGAAGGGCACCGTCTACCTGCGCTACGGTCTCGCCGACGGCACGCCCGCGACCGGGGACATGAGCGCGCCGGACCGTGGCGTCTGA